A genomic region of Pseudoxanthomonas suwonensis contains the following coding sequences:
- a CDS encoding LysM peptidoglycan-binding domain-containing protein, with amino-acid sequence MSSGNKPDFSNVQGGVRSTEAERPDFSNVQGGVTSTEEIVNPPEQTYTVEKGDSLSKIAKQFYGKANAWPQIFEANRDQLDDPDRIKPGQVLKIPPAKT; translated from the coding sequence ATGAGCAGCGGGAACAAGCCGGACTTCTCCAACGTGCAGGGCGGCGTCCGCAGCACCGAGGCCGAGCGCCCGGATTTCAGCAACGTGCAGGGTGGGGTCACCTCGACCGAGGAGATCGTCAATCCGCCGGAGCAGACCTACACCGTCGAGAAGGGCGATTCCCTGTCGAAGATCGCCAAGCAGTTCTACGGCAAGGCCAATGCCTGGCCGCAGATCTTCGAGGCCAACCGCGACCAGCTCGATGACCCGGACCGGATCAAGCCCGGCCAGGTGCTGAAGATCCCGCCCGCCAAGACGTGA
- the queF gene encoding NADPH-dependent 7-cyano-7-deazaguanine reductase QueF (Catalyzes the NADPH-dependent reduction of 7-cyano-7-deazaguanine (preQ0) to 7-aminomethyl-7-deazaguanine (preQ1) in queuosine biosynthesis) — MNTPHDSSLGREVAYPTRYDPSLLFPIPRAAGRAELGLAAGATPPFVGHDRWHAYELSWLDARGKPQVSTATLQVPCDSPNLVESKSLKLYLNSLNAARFDDAQALHAAIAGDLSRCTGAAVTVAAGLPPMTGSGADAGNDGESLDGIEADFDDYGPPNAGYLRADDAVQVEEHLCSALLKSNCPVTGQPDWASLHLRYRGPRIDRTGLLRYLVSFREHAGFHEQCVERIFIDLLRQCRPAALSVEARYTRRGGLDINPWRATAGMPAPPALRDLRQ; from the coding sequence ATGAACACCCCGCACGACTCCAGCCTCGGCCGCGAGGTCGCCTACCCGACCCGCTACGACCCCTCGCTGCTGTTCCCGATCCCGCGCGCCGCCGGGCGCGCCGAGCTGGGGCTGGCCGCCGGCGCGACGCCGCCCTTCGTCGGCCACGACCGCTGGCACGCCTACGAGCTGTCCTGGCTGGACGCGCGCGGCAAGCCGCAGGTGTCGACCGCCACCCTGCAGGTGCCCTGCGACTCGCCGAACCTGGTCGAGTCCAAGTCGCTCAAGCTCTACCTCAACTCGCTCAATGCCGCGCGCTTCGACGACGCGCAGGCGCTGCACGCGGCGATCGCCGGCGACCTGTCGCGCTGCACCGGTGCCGCGGTGACGGTCGCGGCCGGGCTGCCGCCAATGACTGGCAGCGGCGCCGACGCCGGCAACGACGGCGAGTCGCTCGACGGCATCGAGGCCGACTTCGACGACTACGGTCCGCCCAACGCCGGCTACCTGCGCGCCGACGACGCGGTGCAGGTCGAAGAACACCTGTGCTCGGCCCTGCTCAAGTCCAACTGCCCGGTCACCGGCCAGCCGGACTGGGCCAGTCTGCACCTGCGATACCGCGGCCCGCGCATCGACCGCACCGGGCTGCTGCGCTACCTGGTGAGCTTCCGCGAGCACGCCGGCTTCCACGAGCAGTGCGTGGAGCGGATATTCATCGACCTGCTGCGCCAGTGCCGCCCGGCCGCGCTGTCGGTCGAAGCGCGCTACACCCGCCGCGGCGGACTGGACATCAATCCCTGGCGCGCCACCGCCGGCATGCCCGCACCTCCCGCATTGCGTGACCTGCGTCAATAA
- a CDS encoding rhomboid family intramembrane serine protease: protein MSPDLTPAERDRRRLMLAFNLSLAFVALLLVMFVLQPRLPVSAMAVSPRDPSSLLGLLTAPLLHGSVAHLAANATALLILGSLAGSVYPRATVRALPLMWLGSGLGAWLLGEEGTRHLGASGVTHGLMFLVTTLGLLRRDRASIATGMIALFFYGGSVLTVLPHGDGISWQSHLGGALGGVLAGILFRRLDPMAPRKRYSWEIEEERERDAERNELEPPPPADVPVLWERPGDWVRGKVLRFPPRPPRTPPD, encoded by the coding sequence ATGTCCCCCGACCTGACCCCCGCCGAGCGCGACCGCCGCCGGCTGATGCTGGCCTTCAACCTCAGCCTGGCCTTCGTGGCGCTGCTGCTGGTCATGTTCGTCCTGCAGCCGCGCCTGCCGGTGTCGGCGATGGCAGTCTCGCCGCGCGACCCGTCCTCGCTGCTGGGCCTGCTGACCGCGCCGCTGCTGCACGGTTCGGTGGCGCACCTGGCCGCCAACGCCACCGCGCTGCTGATCCTGGGCTCGCTGGCCGGCAGCGTGTATCCGCGCGCCACCGTGCGGGCGCTGCCGCTGATGTGGCTGGGCTCGGGCCTGGGCGCGTGGCTGCTGGGCGAGGAAGGCACCCGCCATCTCGGCGCCAGCGGCGTGACCCACGGCCTGATGTTCCTGGTGACCACGCTGGGCCTGCTGCGCCGCGACCGCGCTTCGATCGCCACCGGCATGATCGCGCTGTTCTTCTACGGCGGCTCGGTGCTGACCGTGCTGCCGCATGGCGACGGCATCTCCTGGCAGTCGCACCTGGGTGGCGCGCTCGGCGGCGTGCTGGCCGGCATCCTGTTCCGGCGGCTGGATCCGATGGCGCCGCGCAAGCGCTACAGCTGGGAGATCGAGGAAGAGCGGGAACGCGACGCCGAACGCAACGAACTGGAGCCGCCGCCGCCGGCCGACGTGCCGGTGCTGTGGGAACGTCCCGGCGACTGGGTGCGTGGCAAGGTGCTGCGCTTCCCGCCACGGCCACCGCGGACGCCACCGGACTGA
- a CDS encoding glycoside hydrolase family 18 protein, protein MAPTHRSFAARLRHLLFILAALLPATVPATAADGERLKVIGYVMDGPTLPPISAHKLDAINFAFALVDPQGEVYLPGATAAASLAGLTALRRENPGLKVLVSIGGWGADHFSEAALTPEARARFADSAVRLLREHGLDGIDIDWEYPTLPGPGISHRPEDRENFSLMLDDVRARLDALGREHGRHYLLTIAAADGEAARGLELARIAGVLDWINLMTYDFYGSLGPTTGHHAALDRSLLAPADGRTTVQAVDEFLAAGVPPGKLNVGVAFYGREFAEVEPAHRGVHQPYGRYVDALPWRELRGLDGRDGYVRHWDAEAQAPYLWNADSRRFVTYDDPQSLAAKAAFVRERGLGGMMYWEHRHDAGDELLDALRTGLDAAPATPTREASR, encoded by the coding sequence ATGGCACCGACGCACCGCTCCTTCGCTGCGCGCCTGCGGCACCTCCTGTTCATCCTGGCCGCGCTGCTTCCGGCGACGGTCCCGGCCACGGCAGCGGACGGCGAGCGGCTGAAAGTGATCGGCTACGTGATGGACGGCCCGACCCTGCCGCCGATCAGCGCGCACAAGCTCGATGCGATCAACTTCGCCTTCGCCCTGGTCGATCCGCAGGGCGAGGTCTACCTGCCGGGCGCCACCGCGGCCGCTTCGCTCGCCGGCCTGACCGCACTGCGCCGCGAGAACCCGGGCCTCAAGGTGCTGGTCTCGATCGGCGGCTGGGGCGCCGACCACTTCTCCGAGGCGGCGCTGACGCCCGAAGCGCGCGCGCGCTTCGCCGACAGCGCGGTGCGGCTGTTGCGCGAGCACGGCCTGGACGGCATCGACATCGACTGGGAATACCCGACCCTGCCCGGGCCCGGCATCAGCCACCGCCCCGAGGACCGGGAGAACTTCAGCCTGATGCTGGACGACGTGCGCGCGCGGCTGGATGCGCTGGGCCGCGAGCATGGCCGCCACTACCTGCTGACGATCGCCGCCGCCGACGGCGAGGCGGCGCGCGGGCTGGAGCTGGCACGGATCGCGGGCGTGCTCGACTGGATCAACCTGATGACCTACGACTTCTACGGCAGCCTCGGCCCGACCACCGGCCACCACGCCGCGCTGGACCGCTCGCTGCTGGCGCCGGCCGACGGCCGCACCACGGTGCAGGCGGTGGACGAGTTCCTCGCCGCCGGCGTACCGCCGGGCAAGCTCAACGTCGGCGTGGCGTTCTACGGGCGCGAGTTCGCCGAGGTCGAGCCGGCGCACCGGGGCGTGCACCAGCCGTACGGCCGCTACGTCGATGCGCTGCCCTGGCGCGAACTGCGCGGCCTGGACGGGCGCGACGGCTACGTCCGCCACTGGGACGCCGAAGCGCAGGCGCCCTACCTGTGGAACGCGGACAGCCGCCGGTTCGTCACCTACGACGACCCGCAGTCGCTGGCGGCCAAGGCCGCGTTCGTGCGCGAGCGCGGGCTCGGCGGGATGATGTACTGGGAGCACCGGCACGACGCCGGCGACGAACTGCTGGACGCGCTGCGCACCGGACTGGACGCCGCGCCCGCCACGCCCACCCGGGAGGCTTCGCGATGA
- a CDS encoding acid phosphatase produces the protein MTGHLPSSTGTWRMPLRLLAPAGVLLLVACTSAPPPAATAVAAPEQPVPEIRPGRLAGYLAAAAIPDSLVLVPAPPAAGSATLAQDHAVMRAALALRGTPRFEQAIRDADLDFPFAAGSFACALGVGIDAQRTPATYRLLRRTLADAAVSTRTAKEQYQRPRPFVENGEPTCTPEDEQALRGNGSYPSGHTAIGWAWALVLAQAVPERTDALLARGRSFGDSRLVCNVHWQSDVLQGRFMGSGTVARLQSDPAFRADVAAATVELAAAREQGLAPDRDCAAEAVALAEPLPGAL, from the coding sequence ATGACCGGCCACCTTCCATCGTCGACCGGCACGTGGCGGATGCCGTTGCGCCTGCTGGCGCCGGCCGGCGTGCTGCTGCTGGTCGCCTGCACCAGCGCTCCGCCACCGGCCGCAACGGCGGTCGCGGCGCCGGAACAGCCGGTGCCGGAAATCCGCCCGGGCAGGCTCGCCGGCTACCTGGCCGCGGCCGCGATTCCCGACAGCCTGGTGCTGGTGCCCGCCCCGCCGGCCGCCGGCAGCGCCACCCTGGCGCAGGACCATGCGGTGATGCGCGCCGCCCTGGCACTGCGCGGCACGCCGCGGTTCGAGCAGGCCATCCGCGATGCGGACCTGGACTTCCCGTTCGCCGCCGGCAGCTTCGCCTGCGCGCTCGGCGTGGGCATCGATGCACAGCGCACGCCGGCCACCTACCGGCTGCTGCGGCGCACGCTGGCCGATGCGGCCGTCTCCACCCGCACGGCCAAGGAGCAGTACCAGCGCCCGCGTCCCTTCGTCGAGAACGGCGAACCGACCTGCACGCCGGAGGACGAGCAGGCGCTGCGCGGCAACGGCTCCTATCCCTCCGGGCACACCGCGATCGGCTGGGCCTGGGCGCTGGTGCTGGCACAGGCGGTGCCGGAGCGCACCGATGCGCTGCTGGCGCGCGGCCGCAGCTTCGGCGACAGCCGGCTGGTGTGCAACGTGCACTGGCAGAGCGACGTGCTGCAGGGCCGGTTCATGGGCTCGGGCACGGTGGCGCGGCTGCAGTCCGATCCGGCGTTCCGCGCCGACGTGGCCGCGGCGACCGTCGAACTGGCCGCCGCGCGCGAACAGGGGCTGGCGCCGGACCGCGATTGCGCCGCGGAAGCGGTGGCGCTGGCGGAGCCGTTGCCGGGTGCGCTCTGA
- a CDS encoding sensor histidine kinase: MMHQFLTDNRAELIARCRSKVAQRSASGTPGDELDFGVSVFLDQLIKTLQVEQTSEPMRSRKVSGPTGGGKPELSEIGESAALHGKELLQHGFTLDEVVHDYGDLCQAISDLAFERGETIGIDEFRTLNRCLDNAIANAVTEFGYQHDVALAERQAMELNERLGFFAHELRNQLCTATLALSIIKQGKVGLSGATGGVLDRALVGLGNLIDRSLAEVRMTAGIPVQNRLYSLADFIAEIKLSATLEADVKGCVLKVSEVDPLLAIDVDRDLLLSATGNLLQNAFKFSRPRSEIALNAYAVADRILIDVEDRCGGLAAGAADTMFLPFVQEGEDRSGLGLGLSISRRSVEANHGLLSVRSIPGSGCVFTIDLPRHLVADPD, encoded by the coding sequence ATGATGCACCAGTTCCTCACCGACAACCGCGCCGAATTGATCGCCCGGTGCCGCAGCAAGGTGGCCCAGCGGTCGGCTTCCGGCACGCCGGGCGACGAACTGGATTTCGGCGTGAGCGTCTTTCTCGACCAGCTCATCAAGACGCTGCAGGTCGAGCAGACCTCCGAACCGATGCGCAGCCGCAAGGTATCCGGCCCGACCGGCGGAGGAAAGCCGGAACTGTCCGAGATCGGCGAGTCGGCCGCGCTGCACGGCAAGGAACTGCTGCAGCACGGTTTCACCCTCGACGAGGTGGTCCACGACTACGGCGACCTGTGCCAGGCGATCTCGGACCTGGCCTTCGAGCGCGGGGAAACCATCGGGATCGACGAGTTCAGGACGCTCAACCGGTGCCTGGACAATGCCATCGCCAATGCCGTCACCGAGTTCGGCTACCAGCACGACGTCGCACTGGCCGAACGGCAGGCCATGGAGCTGAACGAACGACTGGGATTCTTCGCCCACGAACTGAGGAACCAGCTCTGCACCGCAACGCTCGCCCTTTCCATCATCAAGCAGGGCAAGGTCGGCCTGTCCGGCGCCACCGGCGGTGTGCTCGATCGCGCCCTGGTCGGGCTGGGCAACCTGATAGACCGCTCGCTGGCCGAGGTCCGCATGACCGCGGGCATCCCGGTGCAGAACCGGCTGTACTCGCTCGCGGACTTCATCGCCGAGATCAAGCTCTCCGCCACCCTGGAAGCGGACGTCAAGGGCTGCGTGCTCAAGGTGTCCGAAGTCGACCCGCTGCTGGCCATCGATGTGGACCGGGACCTGCTGCTCTCGGCGACCGGCAACCTGCTGCAGAATGCGTTCAAGTTCTCGCGGCCGCGCAGCGAGATCGCACTGAACGCCTATGCCGTGGCCGACCGCATCCTGATCGATGTGGAGGACCGCTGCGGCGGACTCGCGGCCGGTGCCGCCGACACGATGTTCCTGCCCTTCGTGCAGGAGGGCGAAGACCGCAGCGGACTGGGTCTGGGACTGTCCATATCGCGCCGCAGCGTCGAGGCCAACCACGGGCTGCTCAGCGTCCGCAGCATCCCCGGTTCCGGTTGCGTGTTCACGATCGACCTTCCACGCCACCTGGTGGCCGATCCCGATTAG
- the zapE gene encoding cell division protein ZapE, with protein sequence MSDAAMVRTPSQAYAEGAAAGRWRDDPAQHPALRELDRIQRELLASTPTGWRAKLGLGGRPAPVKGLYLWGGVGRGKTFLVDLFYDGLPLEQKRRTHFHRFMRGVHEQLREHAGQADPLARIARQWRDGLRVLVLDEFFVTDIGDAMLLGRLLERLFAEGVTLVTTSNTAPQNLYKDGLQRERFLPAIAQLREHCVELAADGREDYRLRALTRSPVYRQPLDGHGDAWLAERWQALAAGAPARNGSIQIEGRRIAVRGRGHGVAWFDFAELCEGPRSTTDYIEIAREFQIVLLGGIPAFDAANEDAARRFVNLVDELYDRQVTLVCTAAAAPVALYSGSRLAGAFERTASRLIEMQSAEYLARAHRG encoded by the coding sequence ATGAGCGATGCGGCGATGGTGCGGACGCCTTCGCAGGCCTACGCCGAGGGCGCGGCGGCCGGGCGCTGGCGCGACGACCCGGCGCAGCACCCGGCGCTGCGCGAGCTGGACCGGATCCAGCGCGAACTGCTGGCGAGCACGCCCACCGGATGGCGGGCGAAGCTGGGCCTGGGCGGGCGCCCGGCGCCGGTAAAGGGCCTGTACCTGTGGGGTGGCGTCGGCCGCGGCAAGACGTTCCTGGTCGACCTGTTCTACGACGGCCTGCCGCTGGAGCAGAAGCGGCGTACCCACTTCCACCGCTTCATGCGCGGCGTGCACGAACAGCTGCGCGAGCACGCCGGCCAGGCCGATCCGCTGGCCAGGATCGCGCGGCAGTGGCGCGACGGGCTGCGCGTGCTCGTCCTGGACGAGTTCTTCGTCACCGACATCGGTGACGCGATGCTGCTCGGGCGCCTGCTGGAGCGGCTGTTCGCCGAGGGCGTGACCCTGGTGACCACCTCCAACACCGCGCCGCAGAACCTGTACAAGGACGGCCTGCAGCGCGAGCGCTTCCTGCCGGCGATCGCGCAGCTGCGCGAGCACTGCGTGGAGCTGGCTGCCGACGGCCGCGAGGACTACCGCCTGCGCGCGCTGACCCGTTCACCGGTATACCGGCAGCCGCTGGACGGACACGGCGACGCCTGGCTGGCCGAGCGCTGGCAGGCGCTGGCGGCCGGCGCGCCGGCGCGCAACGGCAGCATCCAGATCGAGGGGCGGCGGATCGCGGTGCGCGGCCGCGGCCACGGCGTGGCCTGGTTCGACTTCGCCGAGCTGTGCGAGGGCCCGCGCTCGACCACCGACTACATCGAGATCGCGCGCGAGTTCCAGATCGTGCTGCTCGGTGGCATCCCGGCGTTTGACGCCGCCAACGAGGACGCCGCGCGCCGCTTCGTCAACCTGGTCGACGAGCTCTACGACCGCCAGGTGACCCTGGTCTGCACCGCGGCCGCCGCGCCGGTGGCGCTGTACAGCGGCAGCCGCCTGGCCGGCGCGTTCGAACGCACCGCCTCGCGCCTGATCGAGATGCAGAGCGCCGAGTACCTGGCGCGCGCGCACCGCGGCTGA
- a CDS encoding EamA family transporter, whose amino-acid sequence MHFILLSVACSVLVSVLLKLAPRRGWDVAQMVTWNYLAAALLCAWLLQPPAAALSQPGAPWAELLALAFVLPTLFLVLAAAVRHAGIVRTDIAQRLSLLLSLAAAFLFFGERAGTMKLAGLALGLVAVVGILARPVQGQADRRGWLLLLAVWAGFALVDVMLKRLALSGTPATAALLVAFVLAFAGMLAWQGWRRIRHGVRPGLRHIGAGLLLGVLNFGNIVFYVRAHQALPDSPAVVFATMNIGVVLLGTAVGVLGFGERTSRLNRVAIVLAVVAISLIALAPR is encoded by the coding sequence ATGCACTTCATCCTGCTCAGCGTGGCCTGCAGCGTGCTGGTCTCGGTGCTGCTCAAGCTGGCACCGCGGCGCGGCTGGGACGTGGCGCAGATGGTGACCTGGAATTACCTGGCCGCGGCCCTGCTCTGCGCCTGGCTGCTGCAGCCGCCGGCGGCCGCGCTGAGCCAGCCCGGCGCGCCCTGGGCCGAGCTGCTGGCGCTGGCATTCGTGTTGCCGACGCTGTTCCTGGTGCTGGCCGCCGCCGTGCGCCACGCCGGCATCGTCCGCACCGACATCGCCCAGCGGCTGTCGCTGCTGCTGTCGCTGGCGGCCGCGTTCCTGTTCTTCGGCGAGCGCGCCGGCACGATGAAGCTGGCCGGGCTGGCGCTGGGCCTGGTCGCCGTGGTCGGCATCCTCGCCCGCCCGGTGCAGGGCCAGGCTGACCGGCGCGGCTGGCTCCTGCTGCTGGCGGTGTGGGCCGGTTTCGCCCTGGTAGACGTGATGCTCAAGCGCCTGGCGCTGTCGGGAACGCCGGCCACGGCGGCGCTGCTGGTGGCGTTCGTGCTGGCCTTCGCCGGCATGCTCGCCTGGCAGGGCTGGCGGCGGATCCGCCACGGCGTGCGTCCGGGCCTGCGCCACATCGGCGCCGGGCTGCTGCTGGGCGTGCTCAACTTCGGCAACATCGTGTTCTACGTGCGTGCGCACCAGGCGCTGCCGGACAGCCCGGCGGTGGTGTTCGCGACGATGAACATCGGCGTGGTGCTGCTGGGCACGGCGGTCGGGGTACTGGGCTTCGGTGAGCGGACCTCGCGGCTGAACCGGGTGGCGATCGTGCTGGCGGTGGTGGCGATCAGCCTGATTGCCCTCGCTCCGCGCTGA
- a CDS encoding alpha/beta hydrolase, translating to MVQPVFPVASETLLLNGPAGALEVAVDYPEPVEARPLVAVVCHPLPTEGGTMHNKVVTMVARALRELGATTVRFNFRGTGQSAGEFDHGNGEREDLRTVVSWVRAARPDDALWLAGFSFGAYVSLSAAAELQPDALISVAPPASGRGWDFGPLEIPEVPWLVVQGDADEIVDPQAVYDWIDSLPRKPQLVRMVDTSHFFHRKLIDLRGAIQHEVKAWLPPA from the coding sequence ATGGTCCAGCCCGTCTTCCCCGTCGCCTCCGAAACACTGCTGCTCAACGGCCCGGCCGGCGCCCTCGAGGTCGCCGTCGACTATCCCGAGCCGGTCGAGGCGCGCCCGCTGGTCGCGGTGGTCTGCCATCCGCTGCCGACCGAAGGCGGCACCATGCACAACAAGGTCGTGACCATGGTGGCGCGCGCGCTGCGCGAGCTCGGCGCGACCACCGTCCGCTTCAACTTCCGCGGCACCGGCCAGTCGGCCGGCGAGTTCGACCATGGCAATGGCGAGCGCGAGGACCTGCGCACGGTGGTGAGCTGGGTCCGCGCCGCGCGCCCGGACGATGCGCTGTGGCTGGCCGGCTTCAGCTTCGGCGCCTATGTCAGCCTGTCGGCGGCGGCCGAACTGCAGCCCGACGCGCTGATATCGGTCGCGCCACCGGCCAGCGGCCGCGGCTGGGATTTCGGGCCGCTGGAGATACCCGAGGTGCCGTGGCTGGTGGTGCAGGGCGACGCCGACGAGATCGTCGATCCGCAGGCGGTCTACGACTGGATCGACTCGCTGCCGCGCAAGCCGCAGCTGGTGCGCATGGTCGACACCAGCCACTTCTTCCACCGCAAGCTGATCGACCTGCGCGGCGCGATCCAGCACGAGGTCAAGGCCTGGCTGCCGCCGGCATGA
- a CDS encoding prealbumin-like fold domain-containing protein → MSGRWPPGVAVLCALALGAIPVAGAQTVQLAKVSQGGTGTFAYTMTNLSDAADSIVTTTAGTPTLSTQVSTVAIPALPVSITEAANPVFELDGASCSDTNAAVTGNPASFGTLAGNTLVIAPANLLPDAAIVCTFTNLLIADVSVAKSATPGTVRTGGVVSYTLTVNNAGPGNVTGVQLSDTPGAGLDCTAPSPTAACSASGGASCPGGGATVPVNDLVGAGVTIPDLPAGGQVVVTLQCTVTASGQ, encoded by the coding sequence GTGTCCGGCAGGTGGCCGCCGGGCGTGGCGGTCCTGTGTGCGCTGGCCCTGGGTGCCATTCCGGTTGCCGGCGCGCAGACCGTGCAGCTGGCGAAGGTCAGCCAGGGCGGGACCGGCACCTTCGCGTACACGATGACCAACCTGTCGGACGCGGCGGACAGCATCGTCACCACCACCGCGGGCACGCCGACGCTCTCGACCCAGGTTTCGACGGTGGCCATCCCGGCGCTGCCGGTGTCGATCACCGAGGCGGCCAATCCCGTGTTCGAACTCGATGGCGCCAGCTGCAGCGACACCAATGCCGCCGTCACCGGCAATCCCGCCTCGTTCGGCACCCTGGCCGGCAACACGCTGGTCATCGCGCCGGCCAACCTGCTGCCGGACGCTGCCATCGTCTGCACCTTCACCAACCTGCTCATCGCCGACGTATCGGTGGCCAAATCCGCCACTCCCGGCACCGTGCGCACCGGCGGGGTGGTCAGCTACACCCTGACCGTGAACAACGCCGGCCCCGGGAACGTGACCGGCGTGCAACTGAGCGACACGCCGGGCGCGGGCCTGGACTGCACGGCCCCCAGTCCCACGGCTGCCTGTTCGGCGAGCGGTGGCGCCAGTTGCCCGGGTGGCGGTGCCACCGTGCCGGTCAACGACCTCGTCGGCGCAGGCGTTACCATTCCTGACCTGCCCGCAGGCGGGCAGGTGGTGGTGACCCTGCAGTGCACGGTCACCGCGTCCGGCCAGTGA